Proteins encoded within one genomic window of Bradyrhizobium sp. 186:
- a CDS encoding gluconokinase has product MAGFEAPCALIVMGVSGSGKSTIAEALGDRLGWRFEDGDSFHPASNLAKMRAGHPLTDEDRWPWLNAIADEIARVCMKGEHIIIACSALKHTYRDVLLRGRDDVRFVFLKGSKELIADRLAKRKGHFMPPELLTSQFKTLELPEASEHVISVSIDETVEAIVDGVVRQLKSGGDNPKAMKPKVMKPKVLP; this is encoded by the coding sequence GTGGCGGGCTTTGAAGCACCTTGTGCGTTGATCGTGATGGGCGTGTCTGGCTCCGGCAAGAGCACGATTGCGGAAGCGCTCGGCGATCGGCTCGGCTGGCGCTTCGAGGACGGCGACAGCTTTCACCCCGCGAGCAATCTCGCCAAGATGCGCGCGGGTCATCCGCTCACCGACGAGGACCGCTGGCCCTGGCTCAACGCCATCGCCGACGAGATCGCCCGGGTCTGCATGAAAGGCGAGCACATCATCATCGCCTGCTCGGCGCTGAAGCACACCTATCGCGACGTGCTCTTGCGTGGACGCGACGACGTCCGCTTCGTCTTCCTGAAGGGCAGCAAGGAGCTGATCGCCGACCGGCTCGCCAAGCGCAAAGGCCATTTCATGCCGCCCGAGCTCCTGACAAGCCAGTTCAAAACGCTGGAGCTCCCGGAGGCGAGCGAGCACGTGATCAGCGTCTCGATCGACGAAACCGTCGAGGCGATCGTGGACGGCGTCGTGCGGCAGTTGAAATCAGGCGGCGACAATCCCAAGGCAATGAAACCTAAGGTCATGAAACCCAAGGTCCTGCCATGA
- a CDS encoding glycoside hydrolase family 15 protein, producing the protein MSQKIEDYALIGDCETAALVGRNGSIDWLCWPAFDSDACFAAILGTRRNGRWLIAPTEDVTATSRRYLGNTLILETRLETKSGTVALIDFMPPRGKASDIVRLVRGVSGTVKMRMELVIRFGFGVDIPWVRRCKDGSLLAIGGQDMTVLRTPVETRGEDLTTVAEFEVKAGETVPFVLTYGPSHIDPPEPIDPEIAFQETEKFWNEWYSHCAHDGDYHDLIVRSLITLKALTFGPTGGIVAAPTTSLPEKLGGMRNWDYRFCWLRDATFTLLALMNSGYTEEALAWHNWLLRAAAGSPSNMRIMYGIWGHRRLLEWEASWLDGYEGAQPVRIGNAAHAQLQLDVYGELIDAFHQSRMAKLKLDDETWALECAVLNHLAEVWDQPDHGIWERRGQPKHYVFSKVMTWVAFDRGIKSAETFGFKAPLLHWRALREAIHRDVCNRGFDAKENAFVESYGSKLLDASVLLLPEVGFLPASDPRIYGTIAAVEKHMMRDGFVLRHDPREVSGEQQPIEGAFLACSLWLADAYVLSGDLDKAQALFDRVAGLANDVGLLAEEYDSVARRQTGNFPQALTHIALINTAHNLSAARRSSEKPAMQRSQ; encoded by the coding sequence TTGTCTCAGAAGATCGAGGACTATGCGCTGATCGGCGACTGCGAGACCGCGGCGCTGGTCGGGCGCAACGGCTCGATCGACTGGCTATGCTGGCCCGCGTTCGATTCCGATGCCTGCTTTGCCGCGATCCTCGGCACGCGCAGGAATGGCCGCTGGCTGATTGCGCCGACCGAAGACGTCACCGCAACGTCGCGCCGTTATCTCGGCAACACACTCATCCTCGAAACGCGTCTTGAGACGAAGAGCGGCACCGTCGCGCTGATCGACTTCATGCCGCCGCGCGGCAAGGCGTCAGACATCGTGCGGCTGGTGCGCGGCGTCAGCGGCACGGTGAAGATGCGGATGGAGCTGGTGATCCGCTTCGGCTTTGGTGTGGACATTCCCTGGGTGCGCCGTTGCAAGGACGGCTCGCTGTTGGCGATCGGCGGCCAGGACATGACAGTGCTGCGCACGCCGGTCGAGACCCGCGGCGAGGACCTGACGACGGTCGCCGAATTCGAGGTGAAGGCCGGCGAGACTGTGCCGTTCGTGCTGACCTACGGCCCCTCGCATATCGATCCGCCCGAGCCGATCGATCCCGAGATCGCGTTCCAGGAGACCGAAAAATTCTGGAACGAGTGGTACAGCCACTGCGCCCACGACGGCGACTATCACGATCTCATCGTGCGCTCGCTGATCACGCTGAAGGCGCTGACCTTCGGTCCGACCGGCGGCATCGTCGCGGCGCCGACCACGTCACTGCCGGAAAAGCTCGGCGGGATGCGGAACTGGGACTACCGCTTCTGCTGGCTGCGCGATGCCACCTTTACGCTGCTGGCGCTGATGAATTCGGGCTACACCGAGGAAGCCTTGGCCTGGCACAATTGGCTGCTGCGCGCGGCTGCCGGTTCGCCGTCGAACATGCGGATCATGTACGGCATCTGGGGCCATCGGCGGCTGTTAGAATGGGAGGCGAGTTGGCTCGACGGCTATGAGGGCGCGCAGCCGGTTCGCATTGGCAATGCCGCGCACGCGCAGCTTCAGCTCGACGTCTATGGCGAACTGATCGACGCCTTCCACCAGTCGCGGATGGCCAAGCTCAAGCTCGATGACGAGACCTGGGCGCTGGAATGCGCCGTGCTCAATCATCTCGCCGAGGTCTGGGACCAGCCCGATCACGGCATCTGGGAGCGGCGCGGACAGCCGAAGCACTACGTCTTCTCCAAGGTGATGACCTGGGTCGCCTTCGATCGCGGCATCAAAAGCGCCGAGACCTTTGGCTTCAAGGCACCACTGCTGCACTGGCGCGCCCTGCGCGAAGCTATTCATCGCGACGTCTGCAACAGGGGGTTCGACGCGAAGGAGAATGCGTTCGTCGAGTCCTATGGTTCGAAATTGCTCGATGCCAGCGTGCTGCTGCTGCCGGAGGTTGGCTTCCTGCCGGCGTCGGATCCGCGCATCTACGGCACCATCGCGGCCGTCGAAAAACACATGATGCGGGACGGCTTCGTGCTGCGGCACGATCCGCGTGAGGTGTCCGGGGAGCAGCAGCCGATCGAGGGCGCGTTCCTGGCCTGTAGCTTGTGGCTGGCCGACGCCTATGTGCTGTCGGGCGACCTCGACAAGGCGCAGGCGCTGTTCGATCGCGTCGCCGGGCTCGCGAACGATGTCGGGCTATTGGCCGAAGAATATGACTCCGTCGCGCGCCGCCAGACCGGAAATTTCCCGCAGGCGCTGACGCACATCGCGCTGATCAACACCGCGCATAATCTGTCGGCGGCGAGACGAAGCAGCGAGAAGCCAGCGATGCAGCGGTCGCAGTAG
- the malQ gene encoding 4-alpha-glucanotransferase yields MDLLAQARIKGVQSEFVDALGKLRVTDPAALKSILDALPEKRVYRYVSGPVVVRALGNARTELAAAGASPLKWKITGNGDVIAQGETREPVIAWPAGLPLGYHRLTLTDAGGVSEDVPMIVAPERAFGGDFDRGWLLAVQLYSIRSDRNWGIGDFTDLADLVRLARQLGADGVGLNPLHVLFDNHPSDCSPYSPNSRLFLNPLYIDVEAIPEFSADLVPDAAATAARLREGDRVPYADMAALKWLGLRAAFDSFVTTASDARRQAFDAFRAARAPLLSRFACFEVLRHRFTGPWWEWPPEWQQPDETKLAELRNGRDKREVEFVEFVQWTADTQLHAAKELAGQLGMRVGLYLDVAVGVQSNGFDAWNEQVAISRHLAVGAPPDVLNTVGQDWGLAGFNSGGLEAQSFVPFADMLAAAMRHAGAIRLDHVLGLKRLYLVPRGFKPDNGAYVQMPFEALLGAVARESAAHKCIVIGEDLGTVPEGFRETMQDFGIWSYLVMMFERDDAGHFRSSDHYRPNALVTLNTHDLSTYAGWRSFSDLRMKLSLGLDPGENDQARWDALGMLDEILRANGIKANDLYSVLAFLSRTPSRLLAVSLEDLLGVIDQPNIPGTIDEHPNWRQRLPVALDKIAAKIDLAALKAATRERSLTGGS; encoded by the coding sequence ATGGATCTTTTAGCTCAAGCCCGGATCAAGGGCGTTCAGTCCGAATTCGTTGATGCCCTCGGAAAGCTGCGGGTCACCGATCCCGCAGCCCTCAAATCCATCCTCGACGCCCTGCCGGAGAAGCGGGTCTACCGCTATGTCAGCGGGCCGGTCGTGGTTCGCGCCTTGGGGAATGCGCGCACGGAATTGGCTGCCGCCGGCGCGTCGCCGCTCAAATGGAAAATCACCGGCAACGGCGATGTGATCGCGCAAGGCGAGACGCGCGAGCCGGTGATCGCCTGGCCCGCCGGCCTGCCGCTCGGTTACCACCGGTTGACACTGACCGATGCCGGAGGGGTGTCGGAAGACGTGCCGATGATCGTGGCGCCCGAGCGGGCCTTCGGCGGCGATTTCGACCGCGGCTGGCTGCTCGCCGTCCAGCTCTACAGCATCCGCTCTGATCGCAATTGGGGCATCGGTGATTTCACCGACCTTGCCGATCTCGTCCGGCTCGCAAGACAGCTCGGCGCCGACGGCGTCGGGCTCAACCCGCTGCATGTCCTGTTCGACAATCACCCCAGCGATTGCAGCCCCTATTCGCCGAACAGCCGGCTGTTTCTCAACCCGCTCTATATCGACGTCGAGGCGATCCCGGAATTCTCCGCTGATCTCGTCCCCGACGCCGCAGCGACTGCCGCGCGATTGCGCGAAGGCGATCGTGTGCCCTATGCCGACATGGCGGCGTTGAAATGGCTCGGCCTGCGTGCCGCCTTTGACAGCTTCGTGACAACGGCAAGCGACGCACGCCGTCAGGCGTTTGACGCATTCCGCGCCGCCCGCGCGCCGCTGTTGTCCCGCTTTGCCTGCTTCGAAGTGCTGCGGCATCGCTTCACCGGGCCGTGGTGGGAATGGCCGCCCGAATGGCAACAACCGGACGAGACAAAACTCGCCGAGCTGCGCAATGGTCGTGACAAGCGCGAGGTCGAGTTCGTCGAATTCGTGCAGTGGACCGCCGATACGCAATTGCATGCCGCCAAGGAGCTTGCCGGCCAGCTCGGCATGCGGGTCGGGCTTTATCTCGACGTTGCCGTTGGCGTGCAATCGAACGGCTTCGATGCCTGGAACGAGCAGGTGGCGATTTCCCGCCACCTCGCCGTCGGTGCGCCGCCCGACGTGCTCAACACCGTCGGTCAGGACTGGGGTCTTGCCGGCTTCAATTCCGGCGGCCTGGAAGCCCAGTCCTTCGTGCCGTTTGCAGACATGCTCGCCGCCGCGATGCGCCACGCCGGCGCCATCCGGCTCGATCACGTGCTGGGGCTGAAGCGGCTCTATCTGGTGCCGCGCGGCTTCAAGCCCGATAACGGCGCGTATGTGCAGATGCCGTTCGAGGCGCTGCTTGGAGCGGTGGCGCGCGAGAGCGCGGCCCATAAATGCATCGTGATCGGCGAGGACCTCGGCACCGTGCCGGAAGGTTTTCGCGAGACCATGCAGGATTTTGGCATCTGGTCCTACCTCGTCATGATGTTCGAGCGGGACGATGCCGGCCATTTTCGCAGCAGTGATCATTACCGCCCCAACGCGCTGGTCACGCTGAACACGCACGATCTGTCGACCTACGCCGGCTGGCGCTCCTTCAGCGACCTGAGGATGAAGCTTTCGCTCGGGCTCGATCCCGGCGAGAACGATCAGGCGCGCTGGGATGCGCTCGGCATGCTCGACGAGATCCTGCGCGCCAACGGCATTAAAGCCAACGATCTCTACTCGGTGCTTGCTTTTCTGTCGCGTACGCCATCGCGGCTCTTGGCGGTCTCGCTGGAGGATCTGCTCGGCGTGATCGACCAGCCCAACATCCCAGGGACGATCGACGAGCATCCGAATTGGCGCCAGCGCCTGCCGGTCGCGCTCGACAAGATCGCCGCCAAGATCGATCTCGCGGCTTTGAAAGCCGCGACACGGGAACGTTCCTTGACCGGCGGGAGTTAA
- the treS gene encoding maltose alpha-D-glucosyltransferase codes for MNVLSSVDTKKAEAADIVDELWYKDAIIYQLHVKAFADSNNDGIGDFAGLTEKLSYLQDLGVTALWLLPFYPSPGRDDGYDIADYGSINSDFGTMKDFKRFIQEAQRRGLRVITELVVNHTSDQHNWFKRARRSPAGSSARDWYVWSDTDQKYQGTRIIFTDTEKSNWTWDPEAGAFYWHRFFSHQPDLNFDNPRVVSALIQVMKRWLDAGVDGFRLDAIPYLCEREGTSNENLPETHAIIKRLRQELDAYSKGKLLLAEANQWPEDVQEYFGRGDECHMAYHFPLMPRIYMAIAQEDRFPITDILRQTPDIPANCQWALFLRNHDELTLEMVTDVERDYLWTTYANDPRARINVGIRRRLAPLMDNDRRKIELMNSLLLSFPGTPIVYYGDEIGMGDNIYLGDRNGVRTPMQWSPDRNGGFSRADPARLYAPPIMDPVYGYESVNVEAQSRSLSSQLSATKRLISVRKSTLAFGRGTMTFIRPTNRAVLAYVRQYRDEVILCVTNLSRAAQATELDLSPWKDRIPQEMLGRARFPAIGELPYMITLGPYGFYWFQLLERDKSEPVTPSAVPEFETLVVPVNSTWVSLARERGVFERDVLPGFLSRTRWYPEHNPRQIRPTLTSAIPFCDIGDNRPWIAFFEATQQDVATRYVLPMQIEWVRFDRERFNPKALAAVRQGAREGTLLDVATNQIFIGLFLRNLSQNLVVEENNLRLEFKPTGLFSEYTVKEPERIRAIEQSNSTALVDNQYVAKIYRQLESGINPEIEIGRYLTEVARFANTPALLGSAELVEGDERSTVGVLHAYVENQGDGWAVTAAYLDRHIDEQRLLASSEAPRENQDQAPYLHHLAQTGRRLAELHVALAAAKPDDLAPEPISAAHVKRWTSDLKTRAERVFERLIESRDGLREADRPLVDQLEAARARLSDRLNALLSSDIGGLNIRHHGDFRLGQTLIVKDDIFIIDFDGDPHLALADKRRKSPAARDVAGLIRSIDLSVAAALNRAFSGASDEQERLAAALGEWRERAASTFLSAYREAMTDRRLWPEDPHSAEGLLRFFLLDQAFDEVEYELSHRPEGLNAPLTGLLRILSNESEAHA; via the coding sequence ATGAATGTTTTGTCTTCCGTCGACACCAAGAAGGCCGAGGCTGCCGATATCGTGGACGAGCTCTGGTACAAGGACGCCATCATCTACCAGCTTCACGTCAAGGCCTTTGCCGACAGCAACAATGACGGCATCGGCGATTTCGCCGGCCTGACCGAGAAGCTTTCGTATCTCCAGGACCTCGGCGTCACCGCGCTGTGGCTGCTGCCGTTCTATCCCTCGCCCGGCCGCGACGATGGTTACGACATCGCCGACTACGGCTCGATCAATTCCGATTTCGGGACGATGAAGGATTTCAAGCGCTTCATCCAGGAAGCGCAGCGCCGCGGGCTGCGCGTGATCACCGAGCTCGTCGTCAACCACACCTCCGACCAGCACAATTGGTTCAAGCGCGCGCGACGCAGCCCGGCAGGCTCGAGCGCTCGCGACTGGTACGTCTGGAGCGACACCGACCAGAAATACCAGGGCACGCGGATCATCTTTACGGACACCGAGAAATCCAACTGGACCTGGGACCCCGAGGCCGGCGCTTTCTACTGGCACCGCTTCTTCTCGCACCAGCCCGACCTCAATTTCGATAATCCGCGCGTCGTCAGCGCGCTCATCCAGGTGATGAAGCGCTGGCTCGATGCCGGGGTCGACGGCTTCCGGCTCGATGCAATTCCCTATCTCTGCGAGCGCGAGGGCACCTCGAACGAGAACCTCCCCGAGACGCACGCGATCATCAAGCGCCTGCGCCAGGAACTGGACGCCTATTCGAAGGGCAAGCTGCTGCTGGCCGAGGCCAATCAATGGCCGGAGGACGTGCAGGAGTATTTCGGCCGTGGCGACGAGTGCCACATGGCCTATCACTTTCCGCTGATGCCGCGCATTTACATGGCGATCGCGCAGGAGGACCGCTTCCCAATCACCGACATCCTGCGCCAGACGCCGGACATTCCCGCGAACTGCCAATGGGCGCTGTTCCTGCGCAATCATGACGAGTTGACGCTGGAGATGGTCACCGACGTCGAGCGCGACTATCTCTGGACCACCTACGCCAACGATCCTCGCGCGCGCATCAATGTCGGCATCCGCCGGCGTCTCGCGCCGCTGATGGACAATGACCGTCGCAAGATCGAGCTGATGAACTCACTGCTGCTGTCGTTCCCGGGCACGCCGATCGTCTATTACGGCGACGAGATCGGCATGGGCGACAACATCTATCTCGGCGACCGCAACGGCGTGCGCACGCCGATGCAGTGGAGCCCGGATCGCAACGGCGGTTTCTCCCGTGCCGATCCGGCCCGCCTCTACGCGCCGCCGATCATGGATCCGGTCTACGGCTACGAATCGGTCAACGTCGAGGCGCAGTCGCGCAGCCTGTCCTCGCAGCTCAGCGCCACCAAGCGGCTGATCTCGGTGCGCAAGTCGACGCTCGCCTTCGGCCGCGGCACCATGACTTTCATCCGCCCGACCAACCGCGCCGTCCTCGCCTATGTCCGGCAATATCGCGACGAGGTGATCCTCTGCGTCACCAATCTCTCGCGCGCAGCACAGGCGACCGAGCTGGACCTGTCGCCATGGAAGGACCGCATCCCGCAGGAAATGCTCGGCCGCGCCCGCTTCCCGGCGATCGGCGAATTGCCATACATGATCACGCTCGGGCCTTACGGCTTCTACTGGTTCCAGCTCCTGGAGCGCGACAAATCCGAGCCGGTGACGCCAAGCGCGGTGCCGGAATTCGAGACGCTGGTGGTGCCGGTCAATTCGACCTGGGTGTCGCTGGCGCGCGAGCGCGGCGTGTTCGAACGCGACGTGCTGCCGGGATTTTTGTCGCGGACGCGGTGGTATCCCGAACATAATCCCCGGCAGATCCGGCCCACCCTGACCTCGGCAATCCCGTTCTGCGACATCGGCGACAACCGGCCCTGGATCGCGTTCTTCGAGGCGACGCAACAGGACGTCGCGACGCGCTACGTGCTGCCCATGCAGATCGAGTGGGTGCGCTTCGATCGCGAACGCTTCAATCCGAAAGCGCTCGCCGCCGTGCGCCAGGGCGCGCGCGAAGGCACGCTGCTCGATGTCGCGACAAACCAGATCTTCATCGGCCTGTTCCTGCGCAACCTGTCGCAGAACCTGGTCGTGGAGGAGAACAATCTGCGGCTCGAGTTCAAGCCGACCGGCCTGTTCTCGGAATACACCGTCAAGGAGCCCGAGCGCATCCGCGCGATCGAGCAGTCGAACAGCACGGCCCTGGTCGACAACCAATACGTCGCCAAGATCTATCGCCAGCTCGAGAGCGGCATCAATCCCGAGATCGAGATCGGCCGCTATCTCACCGAGGTCGCCCGCTTTGCCAACACGCCGGCCCTGCTCGGCAGCGCCGAATTGGTCGAAGGTGACGAGCGCAGTACGGTCGGCGTCCTGCACGCTTATGTCGAGAACCAGGGCGACGGCTGGGCAGTGACCGCAGCCTATCTCGACCGTCATATCGACGAGCAGCGGCTCCTGGCGTCGAGCGAGGCGCCCCGCGAGAACCAGGACCAGGCACCCTATCTGCACCATCTGGCGCAAACCGGCCGGCGGCTCGCCGAGTTGCACGTCGCGCTCGCCGCCGCAAAGCCCGACGATCTCGCCCCCGAGCCAATCAGCGCGGCACACGTCAAGCGCTGGACTTCGGACCTCAAGACGCGCGCCGAGCGGGTTTTCGAGCGGCTGATCGAGAGCCGCGATGGCCTGCGGGAAGCCGACCGGCCGCTGGTCGATCAGCTCGAAGCGGCGCGCGCGCGCCTGTCCGACCGGCTGAATGCGCTATTGTCATCCGACATCGGCGGGTTGAACATCCGTCATCATGGCGATTTCCGCCTCGGACAAACTCTTATCGTGAAGGACGATATCTTCATCATCGACTTTGACGGCGATCCGCATCTGGCGCTGGCGGACAAGCGGCGCAAGTCGCCGGCCGCCCGCGATGTCGCCGGTCTGATCCGCTCGATCGATCTGTCGGTAGCTGCGGCTCTCAACCGTGCGTTTTCGGGGGCTTCCGACGAGCAGGAGCGGCTCGCGGCTGCGCTCGGCGAATGGCGCGAGCGCGCCGCCTCGACGTTCCTGTCTGCGTACCGTGAGGCCATGACCGATCGGCGGCTGTGGCCGGAAGACCCGCATTCTGCGGAAGGCCTGTTAAGGTTTTTCCTGCTTGATCAGGCGTTCGACGAAGTAGAATACGAGCTGTCCCACCGGCCGGAGGGGCTCAACGCGCCGCTGACCGGGCTGCTTCGCATTCTGTCCAACGAGAGCGAAGCACATGCCTAA
- a CDS encoding HAD family hydrolase, with protein sequence MTQISLVVSDVDGTLLTKDKTLTESARAAVQRLHQAGIGFTITSSRPAIGMRFLVEPLAIWLPVGPFNGSSIVDPEMNPVEQHLIPASAAERCLQILREFGADIWLFTYDKWLIDNPSGKYVAHEQHTIRSEPTVVTDFTPYLASACKIVGASADAARLERCEKVMQEALGTQATAVRSQTYYLDITPPGFNKGTFVEAMAKRLGIATDAVVTIGDMQNDLAMFRVSGVSIAMGNATDSVKDQATHVTATNEQDGFAEAMEMILKWNGSAS encoded by the coding sequence ATGACGCAAATCTCACTCGTGGTCTCCGACGTCGACGGCACGCTGCTGACCAAGGACAAGACGCTGACCGAAAGCGCCAGGGCGGCGGTACAGCGGCTGCACCAGGCCGGCATCGGTTTCACCATTACCTCCAGCCGCCCCGCGATCGGCATGCGCTTCCTGGTCGAGCCGCTCGCGATCTGGCTGCCGGTCGGGCCGTTCAACGGCTCCTCGATCGTCGATCCCGAGATGAACCCGGTCGAGCAACATCTGATCCCTGCAAGCGCCGCGGAACGATGCCTGCAAATTCTCCGGGAATTCGGCGCCGACATCTGGCTTTTCACCTACGACAAATGGCTGATCGACAACCCCAGCGGCAAATACGTCGCCCACGAGCAGCACACAATTCGGTCCGAGCCGACCGTCGTGACCGACTTTACACCCTACCTCGCGAGCGCCTGCAAGATCGTCGGCGCGAGCGCCGATGCAGCTCGGCTGGAGCGTTGCGAAAAGGTGATGCAGGAGGCGCTCGGCACGCAGGCAACCGCGGTCCGCTCGCAGACCTATTATCTCGACATCACACCGCCCGGCTTCAACAAGGGCACCTTCGTCGAGGCGATGGCAAAGCGCCTCGGGATTGCGACCGACGCGGTCGTCACCATCGGCGACATGCAGAACGACCTCGCGATGTTCCGTGTCAGCGGCGTCTCGATCGCCATGGGCAATGCCACCGACAGCGTCAAGGACCAGGCGACCCACGTCACCGCAACCAATGAGCAGGACGGTTTTGCCGAGGCGATGGAGATGATCTTGAAGTGGAACGGGTCGGCTAGCTAG
- a CDS encoding maltotransferase domain-containing protein — MNKTIQTVESAAAGSAFLIEDVYPSIDGGRFGVKRIAGERVEVWADIYRDGDAVISAALVWRGEQDREWRSEPMIHHGNDRWSGSFIPLEPGQYVYAIEAWTDEFATWRHSLAQKQLSGVDITLDAIEGAGLLTKAHGARQDAAAVIVKQCEDYLQTGEVMPLLAAELGEAMAESQSRPDLTRSPLFPLFVDRAKARFGAWYQMMPRSQSQVPGQHGTLRDCIARLPDIAAMGFDVLYLTPIHPIGHTHRKGRDNSPVATEGDPGSPYAIGAAEGGHDALHPELGTIEDFRALVATCLEYGLELALDFAVQCSPDHPWLMQHPEWFKWRPDRSVRSADGPYSDIVIPDFASVDRIGLWNAFRDAMLFWIDHGVTIFAIDNHDTAPFQFWEWLIRDIRRRHPEVILFSKTYARPKLMKGLAKLGFAQSFSYFPWRTEKWELEQYLGELTRYPERDFYRPNLFANTPDLLPYHLQSGEAWAFKSRAALAAALSGNYGIYSGFELLEHEAIPGREEYRESEKYQIGQRDWDKPGNIKTYIAQLNRIRSENAALQQTANLRFLGIEDGETIAFAKEAADPANTVVAAIALSGHAREVWLPLGDVTLDVGNERRHVTALENLLTGEQSRIEWGGIRLRIDPDRDPALLFRCLA; from the coding sequence GTGAACAAGACAATTCAAACTGTCGAGAGTGCCGCCGCCGGCAGCGCTTTCCTGATCGAAGACGTCTATCCCTCGATCGATGGCGGCCGCTTCGGCGTGAAGCGGATCGCGGGCGAGCGCGTCGAGGTCTGGGCCGATATCTATCGCGACGGCGACGCCGTGATCAGCGCCGCGCTGGTCTGGCGCGGCGAGCAGGATCGGGAGTGGCGGAGCGAGCCGATGATCCATCACGGCAACGACCGATGGTCCGGCTCGTTCATCCCGCTCGAACCCGGGCAGTATGTCTATGCGATCGAAGCCTGGACCGATGAATTCGCCACCTGGCGTCACAGCCTCGCACAAAAGCAGCTCTCCGGCGTGGATATTACACTCGATGCGATCGAAGGCGCCGGCCTCCTGACCAAGGCGCATGGCGCGCGGCAGGACGCCGCAGCGGTCATCGTCAAACAATGCGAGGACTATCTTCAAACCGGCGAAGTGATGCCCCTGCTCGCGGCCGAGCTCGGCGAAGCCATGGCCGAGAGCCAGTCGCGGCCCGACCTGACTCGCTCGCCCCTTTTCCCGCTGTTCGTCGACCGCGCCAAGGCGCGCTTCGGCGCCTGGTATCAGATGATGCCGCGCAGCCAAAGCCAGGTGCCGGGCCAGCACGGCACGCTGAGGGATTGCATCGCGCGCCTGCCCGACATCGCCGCGATGGGCTTTGACGTGCTCTACCTCACGCCGATCCATCCCATCGGCCATACTCACCGCAAAGGCCGCGACAACTCGCCGGTAGCGACCGAAGGCGACCCCGGCTCTCCCTATGCGATCGGCGCCGCCGAGGGTGGCCACGATGCACTGCATCCCGAGCTCGGCACGATCGAGGATTTCCGCGCGCTGGTTGCGACCTGCCTCGAATACGGCCTCGAGCTGGCGCTCGACTTCGCCGTGCAATGCTCTCCGGATCATCCCTGGCTGATGCAGCATCCGGAATGGTTCAAGTGGCGGCCGGACCGCTCGGTGCGGTCGGCGGACGGGCCCTATTCGGATATCGTCATCCCCGATTTCGCGTCCGTCGACAGGATCGGGCTGTGGAACGCCTTCCGCGACGCCATGCTGTTCTGGATCGATCATGGCGTGACCATCTTCGCCATCGACAACCACGACACCGCGCCGTTCCAGTTCTGGGAATGGCTGATCCGCGACATCCGCCGCCGGCATCCCGAGGTGATCCTGTTCTCCAAGACGTACGCCCGGCCGAAATTGATGAAGGGACTCGCCAAGCTCGGTTTTGCGCAATCCTTCAGCTATTTCCCGTGGCGCACGGAGAAATGGGAGCTGGAGCAATATCTCGGCGAGCTCACCCGCTATCCCGAGCGAGACTTCTATCGCCCGAACCTGTTTGCCAACACGCCCGACCTGCTGCCCTATCATCTCCAGAGCGGCGAAGCCTGGGCATTCAAGTCGCGCGCAGCGCTGGCAGCCGCGTTGTCGGGCAATTACGGCATCTACAGCGGCTTCGAGCTGCTCGAGCACGAGGCCATCCCCGGCCGCGAAGAGTATCGCGAATCCGAGAAATATCAGATCGGGCAGCGCGACTGGGACAAACCGGGCAATATCAAAACCTACATCGCCCAGCTAAATCGCATCCGCAGCGAGAACGCGGCGCTCCAGCAGACCGCAAATCTGCGCTTCCTCGGCATCGAGGACGGTGAGACGATCGCGTTCGCCAAGGAGGCGGCCGATCCTGCCAATACCGTCGTCGCGGCCATCGCGCTTTCCGGCCATGCACGCGAAGTCTGGCTGCCACTCGGTGACGTCACCCTCGATGTCGGCAACGAGCGCCGCCACGTCACCGCACTCGAAAATCTCCTCACCGGCGAACAGTCCCGCATCGAATGGGGCGGAATCAGGTTGCGTATCGATCCCGACCGCGATCCGGCGCTCTTGTTCCGCTGCCTGGCGTGA